The genomic window TTGAAGCAGCTATGAAATATGATCACAATGTTCTTGCTTGGAGTATTATGGATCCAAACATGGCTAAAGAGTTGAATAGAAAATTAATAGAAGCTGGTTTAGATCCTAATAGGATTGTTATGGATCCTACCACATGTGCTCTTGGATATGGGATAGAATTCTCTATTAATGCCATAACAAGGCTAAGAATAGAAGGTTTAAAAGGAAATGAGCTTTGTAACATGCCTATGTCATCAGGGACTACTAATGCTATTGGTGCTAGGGAGGCTTGGATGAAAAATCCTGAATGGGGAGACAGAAGATATAGACTTCCCTTATGGGAAATAACTACAGGAATTACAATGCTAATGAGTGGTGTAGATTTATTTATGATGCTAAATCCAATAGCAGTTAGGATATTAAAAGATATTGGAAGAAAATTAACAACAAAACCTAAAAAGATTATGGCGGATTATGATTGGATTTATAGGTGAATGGAATGAAGAAAGTTAATGCAATGGATATCTATAAATTATTACCAAAAACAAACTGTAAAAAATGTGGGTATCCATCATGTATGGCTTTTGCTACAAAACTTTTAGAAAGAGAGGCCAATATTGACCAATGTCCTATTTTAAATACTCCAAAATTTGAAAAGAATAAAAAAAAGATATTAGAACTAATTTCTCCACCAGTTAAGGAAGTATGGTTTGGAAATAATGAGAGAAAGGCTGTATTAGGTGGAGAAGAAGTAATGTATAGATTCCAATTAACATTTTTTAATCCAACAGCTATAGGTATTGATATATCTGATAATCTTCCAGAAGAAGAAATAAAAAGAAGGGCTAAGGAAATTGAAGATTTTGTCTTTGAAAGAACTGGAGAAAAATTAAGGTTAGATTTTATAGCAATAAGAAATGCATCCAGAGATAAAGATAAATTTATTAATGCTATAAAAATTGTTGAAGAAAATACAAAAATGCCAATTTGTTTAGTTTCTTTGGACCCAAAAATTATAGAAGAAGCTTTAAAAGTTGTAAAATCTAAAGTTATGGTTTATGCAGCTACAAAAGATAACTTAGATGAAATGATAAAGGTTATTAAAAGATCTAAAAAAGATGTAGTTTTAGTTTTATCATCTTCTGATGTGAAAGATTTAAAGAATATGGCAAACAAATGTTTAGCTAATGGAATAGAAGATCTTGTACTTGAACCTACCACATATCCAGAAAACATTATTGAAACATTAGACTTAAATGTTATCATTAGAAGAGCTGCAATAGAAAGAGAGGATAAACTGTTAGGGTTTCCAATACTTAACTTGCCCATTGTAGCATACTACTATGCATTAAACAATTCCACACCAATAGATAATTTCTTTGATGATAAAGAAATAGTGGCTAAGATTTTTGAATCAAGCATAGCAAGCACATTAATAAATAGATATGCTGATGCTTTAATTATGCATTCTACAGACATTTGGGCATTAATGCCAGTTTTAACATTAAGACAGTGTATATACACTGACCCAAGAAAACCACAGGCTGTTGAGCCAGGATTGTATGTGATAGGAAATCCTGATGAGAATAGCCCTGTCATATTAACAACAAACTTTTCTTTAACATTCTATACTGTTGTTGGAGACTTTGAAAAAGATAAAGTAAATTGCTGGCTTTTAGTCATGGATACTGGAGGTAGAGCAGTTGATGTTTCCGTAGCTGGTGGGCAATATAATGGAGAGAATGCTAAAAAATTAATTGAAGAAACAAAAATAGCTGAGAAGGTAAATCATAGGATAATAATTCTACCTGCCTTAGCTGCATCAACAAGAGGAGATATTGAAGATAAAACAGGTTGGACTTGTGTAGTAGGAACAAGAGACTCTTCTCAGGTAGGGGAGTTCTTAAGAAAGAATTGGGATAGGATTTTAAATGAATGGAGAAAAAAGCATGGTAAGGCTTAAATGAAAAAACTTTTTTATACTTTTTTATCATAAATTTATAATATATTATTTAAATTTTAATTTAACTATTTAAATATTTTATAGTGGGATCATGAAAATAGCTATGGTTACATGGGAATATCCTCCAAAGATCGTGGGTGGGTTAGCTATACACTGTAAGGGGTTAGCTGAAGCTTTGGTGAAGTTGGGTCATGAAGTAGATATAATAACAGCTGATCATCATTTACCAGAATATGAAAATATTAGAGGAGTTAATGTTTATAGAGTAAGACCTCTAACACACAGCCATTTTTTAACTTATGCAATTCTTATGGCTGAAGAAATGGAAAAGAAAATTGGAATTTTAAAAAGAGATTATGATGTTGTACACTGTCATGATTGGATGACACATTTTGTAGGGGCTAATTTAAAGCATGTTGTTAATATGCCATATGTTCAATCCATCCATAGCACTGAACAGGGGAGATGTGGAGGAATACATTCAGAGGATTCAAGAACAATAGCAGGAATTGAATATCTTTCCACATATGAAGCCTGTCAAGTTATTACTGTGAGTAAATCCCTAAAAGATGAAATCTGTTATATATACAATGTTCCTGAGGATAAAGTAAGAGTTATTTATAATGGCATAAATCCTGAAGAGTTTGATATTGAAATTAGTGAAGAAGAGAGGTTAGCTATAAGAAGAAATATTGGAGTTTATGACCATGAAATCATGATTCTCTATGTGGGAAGATTAACCTATCAGAAAGGTGTTGAGTATCTAATAAGAGCCATGCCCATAATATTAAGTAAATTTCCAAATGCAAAATTAGTTATAGCTGGAAATGGAGATATGAGAGGATATTTGGAAGATCTAAGTTATAGAGTTGGTGTTAGAGATAGAGTAATATTTTTAGGTTTCGTTGGTGGAGATTTTTTACCAAAATTATATAAGGCTTCAGATATTGTTGTTATCCCGTCAATATATGAGCCCTTTGGAATAGTAGCTTTAGAGGCCATGGCTGCTGGAAAACCTGTTGTAGCTACTTCAGTTGGTGGATTGAGAGAGATTATTAAACATGAGTATAATGGTATATGGGTTTATCCCTATAATCCTGAATCTATAGCTTGGGGTGTAGAAAGAGTTTTATCTGATGAGGGATTAAGAAAATATATAATTAACAATGCTAAAAAAGAAGTCTATGAGAAATACAGTTGGATGAATATAGCTAAAGAGACCGTTAAGGTTTATGAAACTGCAATAAATATGATGAGGTAATAAACATGGAAAACATGTGGGCAAAAATTGGAGAAACTGCTGGTGCAATATATAATTTATTAAAAGAAAAAGGAGACATGAGTTTATCAAAATTAGAGAATAGTTTAAGAAAAAAAGGATATAATTCAAATATTATAAAGATGGCTGTTGGATGGTTAGCAAGGGAAGATAATGTAGAGGTTTTAAAAGATGATAGAAAATGGATAATTAAATTAAAAAAGTGAGAAAATGATTGTTGGTAATAATAGCTTTTTATGTAAGATAGGGGATCATGGAGAAATTGAATATGCATTCTACCCCCATGTTGGTTATGAACTACATTTTTTTGATAGTTCTTTAGCTATATATGACAAAGAAATTATGTGGATATGGGATAAAGAGTGGAGTGTATATCAGAAATATATTGAGGACACTAATATATTCAAAACTACTTTAGAAAATGAGAATATCATATTTGTTATAAAAGATTTAGTCCCAATTTCACATAATGTATTAATTAGGAGAGTTTTCATTAAAAATAAACTTCCATATAATTATAATTTTAAACTATTTTTCTATGAAAATCTTAGAATTGGAGAACATCCTTCAGAAAATACAGTTAAGTTTTTAGATGATTGTATAGTTAAATTTAATGGTAAATATACTTTTTGTATAAGCAGTGATAAAAAAATAAATTCATATCAGTGTGGAAATAGATATAGTGAAAAATCTGCTTATAAAGATATTGAAAATGGTTTATTATCTGAAAATCCTGAAAGTGTTGGAGTTCTAACTGACAGTGCTATTGAATGGGATATAGATTTAAAACCACATG from Methanocaldococcus villosus KIN24-T80 includes these protein-coding regions:
- the acsC gene encoding acetyl-CoA decarbonylase/synthase complex subunit gamma is translated as MKKVNAMDIYKLLPKTNCKKCGYPSCMAFATKLLEREANIDQCPILNTPKFEKNKKKILELISPPVKEVWFGNNERKAVLGGEEVMYRFQLTFFNPTAIGIDISDNLPEEEIKRRAKEIEDFVFERTGEKLRLDFIAIRNASRDKDKFINAIKIVEENTKMPICLVSLDPKIIEEALKVVKSKVMVYAATKDNLDEMIKVIKRSKKDVVLVLSSSDVKDLKNMANKCLANGIEDLVLEPTTYPENIIETLDLNVIIRRAAIEREDKLLGFPILNLPIVAYYYALNNSTPIDNFFDDKEIVAKIFESSIASTLINRYADALIMHSTDIWALMPVLTLRQCIYTDPRKPQAVEPGLYVIGNPDENSPVILTTNFSLTFYTVVGDFEKDKVNCWLLVMDTGGRAVDVSVAGGQYNGENAKKLIEETKIAEKVNHRIIILPALAASTRGDIEDKTGWTCVVGTRDSSQVGEFLRKNWDRILNEWRKKHGKA
- a CDS encoding glycosyltransferase family 4 protein, with the translated sequence MKIAMVTWEYPPKIVGGLAIHCKGLAEALVKLGHEVDIITADHHLPEYENIRGVNVYRVRPLTHSHFLTYAILMAEEMEKKIGILKRDYDVVHCHDWMTHFVGANLKHVVNMPYVQSIHSTEQGRCGGIHSEDSRTIAGIEYLSTYEACQVITVSKSLKDEICYIYNVPEDKVRVIYNGINPEEFDIEISEEERLAIRRNIGVYDHEIMILYVGRLTYQKGVEYLIRAMPIILSKFPNAKLVIAGNGDMRGYLEDLSYRVGVRDRVIFLGFVGGDFLPKLYKASDIVVIPSIYEPFGIVALEAMAAGKPVVATSVGGLREIIKHEYNGIWVYPYNPESIAWGVERVLSDEGLRKYIINNAKKEVYEKYSWMNIAKETVKVYETAINMMR
- a CDS encoding winged helix-turn-helix domain-containing protein, yielding MENMWAKIGETAGAIYNLLKEKGDMSLSKLENSLRKKGYNSNIIKMAVGWLAREDNVEVLKDDRKWIIKLKK